A genomic region of Rhizobium sp. NXC24 contains the following coding sequences:
- a CDS encoding RluA family pseudouridine synthase, with product MSDPFKEAAGIRKVLTADETAEGRLDAWLTAQVGEEFSRSRIQALIKDSAVLLNGTPVTDAKRKVRPGDTYEITLPEPEDPTPLGEDIPLDVLYEDDDVIVISKPAGLVVHPAAGNWTGTLVNALIHHCGESLSGIGGVRRPGIVHRLDKDTTGVMVVAKNDIAHRHLSLQFADHGRTRSLERAYQAIVWGRPRQLIGTIDAPLGRSTGDRTRRAVKRPNNQDADEAITHYEVIERFHEAPDATALASLVDCHLETGRTHQIRVHMAHIGHPLLGDAVYGGGFKTKANLLPDAAKQVVNRFPRQALHAYLLQFEHPRTGEVMHFEAPLPDDMEELVAVLRA from the coding sequence TTGAGCGACCCCTTTAAAGAAGCCGCGGGCATTAGAAAAGTCCTAACCGCCGATGAAACAGCCGAAGGCCGCCTCGATGCATGGCTGACTGCGCAGGTCGGCGAGGAATTTTCCCGCAGCCGCATCCAGGCCTTGATCAAGGATAGCGCCGTCCTGCTCAACGGGACCCCGGTTACCGATGCCAAACGCAAGGTGCGCCCTGGCGATACCTACGAGATCACCCTGCCCGAGCCCGAAGACCCGACGCCACTCGGCGAAGACATTCCGCTTGATGTGCTTTACGAGGATGACGACGTCATTGTCATCTCCAAGCCCGCCGGCCTCGTCGTTCACCCCGCCGCCGGCAACTGGACGGGCACGCTGGTCAACGCGCTGATCCATCATTGCGGCGAAAGTCTCTCTGGTATTGGCGGTGTGCGCCGGCCGGGCATCGTCCATCGGCTGGACAAGGACACCACCGGCGTCATGGTCGTCGCCAAGAACGATATCGCCCACCGCCACCTGTCCCTGCAATTCGCCGACCACGGCCGCACGCGGTCGCTGGAACGCGCCTATCAGGCGATCGTCTGGGGCCGCCCCCGGCAACTGATCGGCACCATCGACGCGCCGCTTGGCCGCTCCACCGGCGACCGTACCCGCCGCGCTGTCAAGCGCCCGAACAATCAGGATGCCGACGAGGCGATCACGCATTATGAAGTGATTGAACGTTTTCACGAGGCTCCGGACGCCACCGCCCTCGCCTCCTTGGTCGACTGCCACCTCGAAACCGGCCGCACCCACCAGATCCGCGTTCACATGGCCCATATCGGCCATCCCCTGCTCGGCGACGCCGTCTATGGCGGCGGCTTCAAGACCAAGGCCAACCTGCTGCCGGATGCCGCCAAGCAGGTCGTCAATCGCTTCCCCCGTCAGGCGCTCCACGCCTATCTCCTGCAATTCGAACACCCTCGCACCGGCGAAGTCATGCACTTCGAAGCGCCGCTGCCGGATGATATGGAAGAACTGGTGGCAGTGTTGCGTGCTTGA
- a CDS encoding flagellar export protein FliJ, whose translation MKSRESLTRLKEFQVNEKRRQLQQLQMMMAEFDRMTKDLESQIVLEEKKSGISDPNHFAYPTFAKAARQRADNLQVSIRELQVQEEALETSLEEMQAEYAKAAALEERDGSGPVRARA comes from the coding sequence ATGAAGTCACGTGAGAGCCTAACGCGCCTGAAGGAGTTTCAGGTGAACGAAAAACGCCGTCAACTGCAGCAACTGCAGATGATGATGGCGGAATTCGACCGTATGACAAAGGATCTGGAGAGCCAGATCGTGCTGGAAGAGAAAAAGTCCGGCATTTCCGATCCGAACCACTTTGCCTACCCGACCTTTGCCAAAGCCGCACGGCAGCGCGCGGACAACTTGCAGGTGTCGATCCGGGAATTGCAGGTGCAGGAAGAGGCGCTGGAAACATCGCTGGAAGAAATGCAGGCCGAATATGCCAAGGCCGCAGCGCTGGAAGAGCGCGACGGTTCGGGGCCGGTGAGGGCACGCGCCTAA
- a CDS encoding SDR family oxidoreductase — translation MDVANNTVFITGANRGLGLAFAREALRRGASKVYAGMRNTSGFDEPGIVPVRIDVTDKASIAAAAELAADTTLLINNAGIAALIDGPLADDVEAQSQRLFDTNYYGVVRVSQAFEQILSAKPHAAIINVLSDIVWLPRPYLTSYAASKAAAWSYTNQLRFHLRDSGIEVLGLHVGFVDTDLTNGIDVPKASPGDVVRQTYDALAAGKSEIMADQGTALLKSTLAADVPGYITPPEGVF, via the coding sequence ATGGACGTCGCCAACAACACAGTCTTCATCACCGGTGCCAATCGCGGTCTGGGCCTGGCATTTGCACGCGAGGCGCTCCGCCGCGGAGCATCGAAGGTCTATGCAGGCATGCGCAACACGAGCGGCTTCGATGAGCCGGGCATCGTTCCGGTCAGGATCGATGTCACGGATAAGGCATCGATTGCTGCAGCGGCAGAACTGGCAGCGGATACCACGCTATTGATCAACAATGCGGGGATCGCCGCCCTGATCGACGGGCCTCTGGCAGACGATGTCGAAGCGCAGTCGCAACGTCTTTTCGATACCAACTATTATGGTGTGGTGCGCGTCTCGCAGGCCTTCGAGCAGATCCTTTCAGCCAAGCCCCATGCCGCCATCATCAACGTGCTGTCCGACATCGTCTGGCTTCCACGGCCCTATCTGACATCTTATGCCGCTTCCAAGGCGGCGGCATGGAGCTATACGAACCAGCTTCGCTTCCATCTTCGCGATAGCGGCATCGAGGTCCTTGGCTTGCATGTCGGATTCGTGGATACCGATCTGACCAACGGCATCGATGTGCCGAAGGCGAGCCCAGGGGACGTGGTGCGCCAAACCTATGACGCGCTCGCCGCTGGCAAGAGCGAGATCATGGCCGATCAGGGCACTGCGTTACTGAAGAGCACGCTTGCGGCCGACGTGCCCGGCTATATCACTCCGCCGGAAGGGGTATTCTAA
- a CDS encoding RNA methyltransferase — protein sequence MTGDRLIEITHPDDPRIAEFRNIRERDLVGRENRFIAEGTVVLRLLAEAHAAQGDFVGEKVLLLRNRAAGLEEIIAAFPPDVPVYVAEASVLDGIVGFHLHRGVLALGRRRAEPDIGAFLDRLPERALVLVGCGISNHDNVGSMFRNAAAFGADAVLLDETCCDPLYRKALRVSVGSALTVPYCRQLSDVDLLTALAERGFAIWSLSPRGNTDIRAVPPADRMALVVGTEGAGLPQKILSTFGSLRIPQAPSLDSLNVATASGIALFAMASLTKRV from the coding sequence ATGACGGGCGACCGGTTGATCGAGATCACCCATCCCGACGATCCGCGCATCGCCGAATTCCGTAATATCCGCGAGCGTGATCTCGTGGGCCGCGAGAACCGCTTCATTGCCGAGGGCACGGTGGTGCTGCGGCTTCTTGCCGAGGCGCATGCGGCTCAAGGAGACTTCGTCGGCGAAAAAGTGCTGCTGTTGCGCAACCGCGCCGCGGGATTGGAAGAAATCATCGCCGCCTTTCCGCCTGACGTGCCAGTCTATGTTGCGGAGGCTTCGGTGCTGGACGGCATTGTCGGTTTCCATCTGCATCGCGGCGTGCTGGCGCTCGGCCGGCGCAGGGCGGAGCCGGATATCGGCGCCTTTTTAGACCGCTTGCCGGAGCGGGCGCTCGTCCTTGTGGGCTGCGGCATTTCCAATCACGATAATGTCGGTTCAATGTTCCGCAATGCTGCCGCCTTCGGGGCAGATGCGGTGCTGCTCGACGAAACTTGCTGCGATCCGTTGTATCGCAAGGCGCTGCGCGTCTCGGTCGGCTCGGCGCTGACGGTGCCCTATTGCCGTCAATTGAGCGATGTCGATCTGCTGACCGCGCTGGCGGAGCGCGGCTTTGCCATCTGGAGCCTTTCTCCGCGCGGCAACACCGATATCCGCGCCGTTCCGCCGGCCGATAGGATGGCGCTGGTGGTCGGCACCGAAGGGGCGGGGTTGCCGCAGAAAATTCTGTCGACCTTTGGCAGCCTGCGGATACCGCAGGCGCCGAGCCTCGACAGCCTGAACGTGGCAACGGCGAGCGGCATCGCACTCTTCGCCATGGCGTCGTTGACTAAACGCGTCTGA
- the rpoH gene encoding RNA polymerase sigma factor RpoH produces MTRNTLPSITAGEAGLNRYLDEIRKFPMLEPQEEYMLAKRYAEHADRQAAHKLVTSHLRLVAKIAMGYRGYGLPIGEVVSEGNVGLMQAVKKFDPERGFRLATYAMWWIKASIQEYILRSWSLVKMGTTANQKRLFFNLRRLKGRIQAIDDGDLKPEHVAEIATKLNVSEEEVVSMNRRLSGDASLNAPIKAAEGDSGQWQDWLVDDHDSQEDVLIEQDELDTRRRMLARAMSVLNDRERRIFEARRLAEEPVTLEDLSAEFDISRERVRQIEVRAFEKVQEAVQKDALERAKALRVVEATA; encoded by the coding sequence ATGACCCGTAATACCTTGCCGTCCATTACCGCCGGTGAAGCCGGCCTCAACCGCTATCTCGACGAGATTCGCAAGTTCCCGATGTTGGAGCCGCAGGAAGAGTACATGCTCGCCAAGCGCTACGCGGAACATGCCGACCGTCAGGCTGCCCATAAGCTCGTCACCAGCCATCTGCGCCTCGTGGCGAAGATTGCCATGGGCTATCGCGGTTATGGCCTGCCGATCGGCGAAGTGGTGTCGGAAGGCAATGTCGGCCTGATGCAGGCCGTCAAGAAGTTTGACCCGGAACGTGGCTTCCGCCTGGCAACCTATGCCATGTGGTGGATCAAGGCCTCGATCCAGGAATATATTCTGCGCTCGTGGTCGCTGGTGAAGATGGGCACGACCGCCAATCAGAAGCGTCTGTTCTTCAATCTGCGTCGCCTGAAGGGCCGCATCCAGGCCATCGATGACGGCGACCTGAAGCCGGAGCATGTCGCCGAGATCGCCACCAAGCTGAACGTCTCCGAGGAAGAGGTCGTTTCGATGAACCGCCGCCTCTCGGGCGACGCCTCGCTGAACGCGCCGATCAAGGCCGCCGAGGGCGATTCGGGTCAGTGGCAGGACTGGCTGGTGGACGATCATGACAGCCAGGAAGACGTGCTGATCGAGCAGGACGAACTTGATACGCGCCGCCGCATGTTGGCTCGCGCCATGAGCGTCTTGAACGATCGCGAGCGCCGCATCTTCGAGGCTCGCCGCCTTGCGGAAGAGCCGGTGACGCTGGAGGACCTCTCGGCCGAGTTCGATATCAGCCGCGAACGCGTCCGCCAGATCGAAGTCCGCGCCTTCGAGAAGGTGCAGGAAGCCGTGCAGAAGGATGCGCTGGAACGCGCCAAGGCTCTGCGGGTGGTCGAAGCCACCGCTTAA
- a CDS encoding DUF1153 domain-containing protein, with product MTEMIRPRVKYVIGPDGSPLTIADLPPPNTRRWVIRRKAEVVAAVRGGLLSLEEACERYTLTVEEFLSWQSSINTHGLAGLRTTRIQQYRH from the coding sequence ATGACCGAAATGATACGTCCCCGAGTGAAGTATGTCATCGGCCCCGATGGCAGCCCGCTTACGATTGCCGACCTGCCGCCGCCGAACACGCGCCGCTGGGTTATCCGTCGTAAGGCCGAGGTTGTCGCCGCGGTACGCGGTGGTTTGCTGAGCTTGGAAGAAGCTTGCGAGCGTTATACGCTCACTGTGGAAGAATTCCTCTCCTGGCAGTCGTCCATCAATACCCATGGCCTCGCCGGCCTCCGGACGACCCGCATACAGCAGTATCGTCACTGA
- a CDS encoding response regulator — protein sequence MQRFMITDASDVVRKVGKRILSELDFLVSEAADAREALTRCQAELPDYLIVDAGMEGALDLIASIRAMPNGKEVKIYYCVVEADLRKLMAGKRAGATDFLLKPFDRKILTAVFGNRAIAA from the coding sequence ATGCAGCGATTCATGATTACGGACGCGTCGGATGTCGTGCGTAAGGTCGGCAAGCGGATTCTCTCCGAACTCGATTTTCTCGTCAGTGAAGCCGCCGATGCCCGTGAAGCGCTGACGCGGTGCCAGGCTGAACTCCCGGACTACCTGATCGTCGACGCCGGCATGGAAGGCGCTCTCGATCTCATCGCCAGTATCCGCGCCATGCCGAACGGCAAAGAGGTCAAGATCTATTACTGCGTCGTCGAGGCGGATTTGCGCAAGCTGATGGCCGGTAAACGCGCCGGCGCCACCGATTTCCTGCTGAAGCCTTTCGATCGCAAGATACTGACGGCGGTTTTCGGTAATCGAGCCATCGCAGCCTGA
- a CDS encoding MarR family transcriptional regulator — MLSANQPLGIDQCNCSAMRKASRQITRFYDDHLEPVGLRITQFLILAALGEAGGATVNVLAERLDIERTAMGKMVGFLERDGFVTIKPSPADGRVRVVELTKEGRLLHKRAEPLWERAQQEFEQLNGAANVATLRRGLREIAVGDSAKVSPED, encoded by the coding sequence ATGCTGTCGGCCAACCAACCACTCGGAATCGATCAGTGCAACTGCTCCGCCATGAGAAAGGCGAGCCGACAGATCACGCGGTTTTATGATGATCATCTTGAGCCGGTCGGGCTGCGCATCACGCAGTTTCTGATTCTGGCGGCTCTCGGGGAGGCTGGCGGCGCCACGGTCAACGTTCTCGCCGAACGGCTCGATATCGAGCGGACGGCGATGGGAAAGATGGTCGGATTCCTGGAGCGAGATGGGTTTGTTACCATCAAGCCGTCTCCCGCAGACGGAAGGGTTCGTGTCGTTGAACTCACCAAGGAGGGTCGCCTCCTGCACAAGAGGGCCGAGCCTCTCTGGGAGAGGGCTCAGCAAGAATTCGAGCAATTGAACGGGGCCGCAAACGTCGCAACTCTGCGCCGGGGACTGAGAGAAATCGCCGTCGGCGATTCTGCGAAGGTCTCACCCGAAGACTAA
- a CDS encoding paraquat-inducible protein A — protein sequence MRNLQAVLLVTVPFLLAFGLVLPLVRFEKLYFFSDTPSLLGIIASLWGAENYLLATIVALVSVALPILKTVSLAIEAMGTRRKSERGFFFEHIVPQLARWSMADVLLVAIVIAAAKTSGLATAFTQPGLWFYAGSTMISGLLHILLRKEKGPN from the coding sequence ATGCGCAATCTGCAAGCCGTGCTTCTGGTCACTGTCCCGTTCCTGCTGGCCTTTGGCCTCGTATTGCCGCTGGTTCGTTTCGAAAAGCTTTATTTCTTCAGCGACACGCCGTCCCTGCTCGGCATCATCGCTTCTCTTTGGGGAGCGGAAAACTATCTTCTCGCCACTATCGTGGCGCTCGTCTCGGTGGCGCTGCCAATCTTGAAGACCGTGAGCCTGGCAATTGAAGCGATGGGGACGCGGAGAAAAAGCGAACGCGGGTTTTTCTTCGAGCATATCGTGCCGCAACTGGCGCGCTGGTCGATGGCGGACGTGCTGCTGGTGGCGATCGTCATCGCCGCCGCCAAAACCAGCGGGCTTGCGACTGCATTTACGCAGCCGGGCCTCTGGTTCTATGCGGGTTCTACCATGATTTCGGGCCTTCTTCATATCCTGTTGAGGAAGGAAAAAGGCCCGAACTGA
- the ctrA gene encoding cell cycle two-component system response regulator CtrA has product MRVLLIEDDSATAQSIELMLKSESFNVYTTDLGEEGVDLGKLYDYDIILLDLNLPDMSGYEVLRTLRLSKVKTPILILSGMAGIEDKVRGLGFGADDYMTKPFHKDELVARIHAIVRRSKGHAQSVIMTGELIVNLDAKTVEVGGQRVHLTGKEYQMLELLSLRKGTTLTKEMFLNHLYGGMDEPELKIIDVFICKLRKKLANAAGGANYIETVWGRGYVLREPDSSDFAESA; this is encoded by the coding sequence ATGCGGGTTCTACTTATTGAAGACGATAGCGCGACAGCGCAGAGCATCGAACTGATGCTCAAATCCGAAAGTTTCAACGTTTACACCACCGATCTCGGTGAAGAAGGCGTCGATCTCGGCAAGCTCTACGACTACGACATCATTCTTCTCGATCTTAACCTTCCCGACATGTCCGGCTACGAAGTGCTTCGCACGCTGCGACTGTCCAAGGTCAAGACACCGATCCTCATCCTCTCCGGCATGGCCGGCATTGAAGACAAGGTTCGCGGTCTCGGCTTCGGTGCCGACGACTACATGACCAAGCCTTTCCACAAGGACGAGCTGGTCGCCCGCATCCACGCCATCGTCCGCCGTTCCAAGGGCCACGCCCAGTCGGTGATCATGACTGGCGAACTGATCGTCAATCTCGACGCCAAGACCGTCGAAGTCGGCGGCCAGCGCGTGCACCTGACCGGCAAGGAATACCAGATGCTGGAGCTGCTTTCGCTCCGCAAGGGCACCACGCTCACCAAGGAAATGTTCCTTAACCACCTCTATGGCGGCATGGACGAGCCGGAACTGAAGATCATTGACGTCTTCATCTGCAAGCTGCGCAAGAAGCTCGCCAACGCCGCCGGCGGCGCCAACTATATCGAAACCGTCTGGGGCCGTGGCTATGTGCTGCGCGAGCCCGACAGCAGCGATTTCGCCGAAAGCGCCTAA
- a CDS encoding GNAT family N-acetyltransferase, with the protein MDIRNEDNASGGRYAATIEGHEAEMTFSRASPKLIIIDHTAVPDALRGKGVGQALALHAVEEARNGGWKIIPLCPFFKAQAQRHEEWRDVVNM; encoded by the coding sequence ATGGACATCCGCAACGAAGACAACGCATCGGGTGGACGCTACGCTGCAACGATCGAAGGCCATGAGGCCGAGATGACCTTTTCCCGCGCCTCTCCCAAGCTGATCATCATCGATCATACCGCCGTCCCGGATGCACTTCGCGGCAAGGGCGTCGGCCAGGCGCTCGCCCTTCATGCCGTCGAAGAGGCCCGCAATGGCGGCTGGAAGATCATTCCACTTTGCCCATTTTTCAAAGCGCAAGCCCAGCGTCATGAGGAATGGCGCGATGTGGTGAATATGTAG
- a CDS encoding NmrA family NAD(P)-binding protein, translating to MSEAEILVTGATGRTGGAAIGELLKIGKSVRAYMRSYDERAAALRQRGVDIAVGDFTDIDHIRAAMEGIRSAYFLHPIAPGILGAATYFAQAAKEAGVSAIVNMSQISARREAVSHAAQDHWISERVFDWSGVSTTHLRPTFFADWLAYPHFAKEIWATKKISFPFENGRHAPIASDDQGRVIAHVLANPKGHEGKIYPLHGPVEMDYTEIAAVVSDVLGAKIEYAPSSIEAFKDRIENFYKFPPFLVQHLVEVAQNYRDGIFSGTNDLVEAITGTPALSVQQFVSNNRAAFA from the coding sequence ATGAGCGAAGCTGAGATACTTGTAACCGGTGCGACGGGACGGACTGGAGGCGCCGCCATCGGCGAACTCTTGAAGATAGGCAAGAGCGTGCGTGCCTATATGCGCTCGTACGACGAGCGGGCAGCGGCGCTGAGGCAGCGCGGTGTCGATATAGCCGTTGGAGATTTCACCGACATCGATCACATTCGGGCGGCCATGGAAGGCATCCGGTCGGCGTATTTTCTTCACCCGATCGCACCAGGCATCCTTGGCGCTGCGACCTATTTCGCACAGGCTGCAAAGGAAGCGGGTGTTAGCGCGATCGTCAACATGTCGCAGATTTCGGCGCGCCGAGAGGCGGTAAGCCATGCGGCGCAGGACCATTGGATCTCGGAGCGGGTCTTCGACTGGTCAGGCGTTTCGACGACGCATCTTCGCCCTACGTTTTTTGCGGACTGGCTCGCTTATCCCCATTTCGCAAAGGAAATCTGGGCGACGAAGAAGATCTCGTTCCCCTTCGAGAACGGGCGGCATGCGCCTATCGCCTCCGATGATCAGGGCCGGGTGATCGCCCATGTCCTGGCTAATCCGAAGGGCCACGAAGGCAAGATCTATCCGCTCCACGGTCCAGTCGAGATGGACTACACAGAAATCGCTGCCGTCGTGAGCGACGTGCTTGGCGCGAAGATCGAATATGCGCCGTCCTCGATAGAGGCGTTCAAGGATAGGATAGAAAATTTCTACAAGTTCCCGCCGTTCCTTGTGCAGCACCTCGTCGAAGTCGCCCAGAACTATCGTGACGGCATCTTCTCGGGCACTAACGATTTGGTCGAGGCGATTACCGGAACGCCGGCGCTCTCGGTCCAGCAGTTCGTCTCCAACAATCGCGCCGCCTTCGCGTGA
- a CDS encoding histidine phosphotransferase family protein, translating into MSKNPNLTLTGPDLAALLCSRVCHDVISPVGAINNGLELLDEGGADADAMELIRTSALNASVRLKFARLAFGASGSVGASIDTGEAERAAKDFAAAEKKTEVSWIGPRAIVAKNRVKLLLNLFLVAYGSIPRGGNIEVTLENPDLDAKFTIIAKGRMMRVPPKFAEICSGALEEAVDAHSIQPYYTVLLADESGMELSYNATPEELTFSASMRSE; encoded by the coding sequence ATGTCGAAGAATCCGAACCTCACCTTGACCGGACCGGATCTGGCCGCGCTGCTATGCAGCCGCGTTTGCCATGATGTGATCTCTCCGGTCGGTGCGATCAATAACGGTCTGGAGCTGCTCGATGAGGGCGGTGCCGATGCCGATGCGATGGAGTTGATCCGCACCAGCGCTCTCAACGCGTCTGTTCGCCTCAAATTCGCACGCCTCGCCTTCGGTGCGTCCGGCTCGGTCGGCGCCTCGATCGATACGGGCGAAGCCGAGCGTGCCGCCAAGGATTTCGCCGCTGCCGAAAAGAAGACAGAGGTCAGTTGGATCGGCCCGCGCGCCATTGTTGCCAAGAACCGCGTGAAGCTGCTGCTCAATCTCTTCCTGGTCGCTTACGGCTCGATTCCGCGCGGCGGCAATATCGAGGTGACGCTGGAAAATCCAGATCTCGACGCCAAGTTCACGATTATTGCCAAGGGCCGGATGATGCGCGTGCCGCCGAAATTCGCGGAGATTTGCTCGGGTGCATTGGAAGAAGCGGTCGATGCCCATTCCATCCAGCCCTACTACACCGTGCTTCTGGCGGACGAGAGCGGCATGGAACTCTCCTACAACGCCACGCCGGAGGAGCTTACTTTCAGCGCTTCCATGCGCAGCGAATAA
- the cysQ gene encoding 3'(2'),5'-bisphosphate nucleotidase CysQ, whose product MLATFEKAALEAGKAILEVYRAGYAVALKQDMSPVTIADERAEHIILEHLTRDFPDIPAIAEESVAAGKIPDVRGRPFFLVDPLDGTREFIEHRDEFTVNIAYIQNGVPVTGIVFAPALGIAFTGEAGKARKLAITDQFTVADRSAIAVRARPEHLLALASRCNSSPKTDSFLAENAVTACTSIGSSLKFCLLAEGKADVYPRFTRTMEWDTAAGDAVLRAAGGSTLTLDGRPLSYGKTDQSDDSDFANPNFICWGGGKSLAHA is encoded by the coding sequence ATGCTCGCGACATTTGAAAAAGCGGCCCTTGAGGCGGGTAAGGCCATATTGGAGGTCTACCGTGCCGGTTATGCCGTCGCTTTGAAGCAGGATATGAGTCCCGTCACGATTGCCGATGAACGCGCCGAGCACATTATTCTCGAACATCTGACGCGCGACTTTCCGGACATTCCCGCAATTGCCGAGGAATCGGTCGCTGCCGGCAAGATTCCCGACGTCCGCGGCCGCCCCTTCTTCCTGGTCGATCCGCTGGACGGCACGCGCGAATTCATCGAGCATCGCGACGAGTTCACCGTCAATATCGCCTATATTCAGAACGGCGTCCCGGTCACCGGCATCGTCTTTGCGCCGGCGCTCGGCATAGCCTTCACCGGCGAGGCCGGCAAGGCGCGCAAGCTCGCCATCACCGACCAGTTCACCGTTGCCGACCGTTCCGCAATCGCGGTGCGCGCACGCCCCGAGCATTTGCTGGCGCTTGCCAGCCGCTGCAACAGCAGCCCGAAGACGGATAGTTTCCTGGCGGAAAATGCCGTCACCGCCTGCACGTCGATCGGCTCTTCACTGAAATTCTGCCTCCTCGCCGAAGGCAAGGCCGACGTCTATCCGCGCTTCACGCGCACGATGGAATGGGACACCGCGGCCGGTGATGCAGTATTGCGCGCCGCAGGCGGCTCAACCCTTACGCTCGATGGCCGCCCGCTTTCTTACGGCAAGACCGATCAGAGCGATGACAGCGATTTCGCCAACCCCAATTTCATCTGCTGGGGCGGCGGGAAAAGCCTCGCCCACGCCTAA
- a CDS encoding EipA family protein: MRYQLLKRMPSLGSRTVGLGLILAIVAFVSFALPVRQAAAAANNQYSMQEIVDAGHSFFGSTSGGLAKVVERAFQQYGLPNGYILGQEGSGAFIAGLTYGEGQLNTKNAGEHPLYWQGPSLGLDYGGQGTRVMMLVYDLPNINSVYTRFGGVSGQAFVVAGVGMTVLKNNDIVLVPIRTGLGARLGVNLGYLKVTPNPTWNPF, from the coding sequence ATGCGCTATCAACTCCTGAAGAGAATGCCCAGCCTCGGCTCGAGAACGGTCGGCCTCGGCTTGATCTTAGCCATCGTTGCGTTCGTAAGCTTCGCGCTGCCGGTTCGTCAGGCGGCGGCTGCGGCCAACAACCAATATTCGATGCAGGAAATCGTCGACGCCGGCCATTCCTTCTTCGGCTCGACCAGCGGCGGCCTCGCAAAGGTAGTCGAGCGGGCCTTTCAGCAATACGGCCTGCCGAACGGCTATATCCTCGGGCAGGAAGGCTCCGGCGCCTTCATCGCAGGGCTGACCTATGGCGAAGGCCAGCTCAACACCAAGAACGCCGGCGAGCACCCGCTCTATTGGCAGGGCCCGTCGCTTGGCCTCGACTACGGCGGCCAGGGCACCCGCGTCATGATGCTGGTCTATGACCTGCCGAACATCAACAGCGTCTACACCCGCTTTGGCGGCGTCAGCGGGCAGGCCTTCGTTGTCGCCGGCGTCGGAATGACCGTGCTGAAGAACAACGACATCGTGCTGGTGCCGATCCGCACCGGCCTCGGCGCTCGTCTCGGCGTCAACCTCGGCTACCTCAAGGTCACGCCGAACCCGACCTGGAATCCCTTCTGA